The sequence TCTATTGTAACCGGTTCTTCTCCAGCAAGAGAAAGAACAACTGATATATCGTGTGGTGCTAAACTCCATAAAACATTCTCTTCTGTTCTTAATTTACCTATATTTAGACGGTTAGAGTAGATATAATAAATTTCCCCAATAACTTTTGAGGTAATAAGTTCTTTAAGTTTTTTTACAGCAGGATGGTAATGTAGGATATGTCCAACCATAAGGATTCTTTTGTTATCTTTCGCAACTTCAAGCAGTTCAGCACCTTGCTCAACAGTTAAAGAGAGAGGCTTTTCTACAAAAACATCTTTACCTGCTTTTAACGCTTGCTTTGTAAACTCATAATGGGTCACAGCAGGGGTAGCAAAAGCTATACCTTTGATTGAAGGATTACTCAACATTTCAGATAAAGATGAAATATAGTGTGCGTTAGGGAAGTTTTGCTTAAATTCAGATAAAACAGCAGGGTTAGAATCACAAACAGTGTGTAAACTACCCATTTCATAAAAATTTCTAAAAATATTCTTACCCCAATATCCTGTTCCCACAAGCCCTATAATTTTTTTCATAAGATCCCTTTAAAAGATTGACACTCTAATATACTACAATTATAATACTACAAAAGACGAAATAAGTCAAAAAGAGAGGGATTACTATTAAAACCATTGAATCTATTGTTAAAAAAGAGTTTTGCACTGCTTGTGGTGCCTGTTTTGCTGTCTGCCCACAAAATGCTATTACATTTAATGAGACTCTTTTAGGGGACATACTTCCTTCAATTAATAATGAAAAATGTTCAAATTGTGGGTTATGCCTGAATGTTTGCCCAAGGGCACACTTTCAGGCGTTATTTGACAGAAGTTATGACGATAATTTTGTAGGAAACTCCACAAAAAGTTTTGTTGGTGTTTCATCTAACCAAACTATTTATAACAATTCTCAAAGTGGTGGGGTTGTTACTGGTATTATCTCTTCACTCTTAAACGAGGGTATGATAAAAGGCGCTATTCTTGTTTCAATGGATAAAGGTTCGCCTCCAAGACCTTCCTGCATATTAGCATCAAAAGAAGAGGAATTGATATCTGCACAAAAATCAAAATATAGCCCTATTCCACTTCTTACTTTTTTTAAAGAGTGTAAAAACTTAAATTATCCTTTAGCAATAGTTGGGCTACCTTGCCACTTTCACGGGTTATACAATATTTCAAAAATATTCCCTGAGGTTTCAAAGAATATAAAATATAAAATTGGGCTTATATGCGGTGGAGTGATGCTATATTCATCTATGGATTACCTTATAAGAAAAAGTGGAGAAAGATTTTCAGGCAAATGGGAAATAATTTATAGAGATAAATCTGCAGGTGGATACCCGGGAAATATAAGAATTTCAGATAATAATAGAACAGTTATCTTAAAAAAAAGATATAGAATCTCTATAAAAGATTATTTTATTCCTCCAAGTTGTAGGATATGTTTCGATAAAATGAATATATTTTCTGACATTACCGTTGGTGACCCTTGGGGGATAAAAGGTTTTGATTATAAAAACGGCAGTTCTGTTTGTGTAGCAAGAAACCAGATAGGAAATGAAGTTATTGAAAACGGAATAAAAAAAAAGTACTTGAACTTACAAGAAATTGCTTACAACAGAATAATCGAAGGACAACAGATTCAATTAAAGAAGAAAGAATTGAATGAATATTTGAATGCTTGGTTAACTCTCAAAGGCGAGGTTCCCAATTATAGTAATCTTTTTAGGTTTGAAAACAATTCAAGTGAGAACTCTTCTTATTTAGAAAAATTAAAGTTTTCTTTTTATATAAACCAACTATCTTCTCTTGAACTTGCTTTTAATGAGATTGATAAGAAGATACATAAAAAAGAAAAATTCAGGATTTTAAAAAACTTACTTAAACCAAAGGAGTAGAATGGTTATAATGGTTCACGGGGTTGGGTTTGTAAATAAAGGGGCAGAATTGATGCTACATTCAATTTTAAAGAAGGTAGACGAAAACCTTTCAAATGTTATTTTTGTTATGAAACCAACAAAAACGGAAACACCAAATAAACTTAATGATTTAAATATCCGACCTATATATAATCAAAATTTTTTCCAACGAAAAAACATTATAACCAATAAACAGGTTGATATAATACTTGATGCTTCTGGGTTTGCTTATACCGATAAATTGGGAACTTCTTATACAAAAAAAATGGCTTCTTTTCTTGCGAAAAACACACATATAGGGTTAATAATGTTGCCTCAAGCATTTGGACCGTTTACTTCTCTTGATATTAAAAAAGCTTTCTCTTTTATTGCCACAAGAGCAAAACTTATTTATGCAAGAGATAAAGAGTCGTACAACTATCTCACAGAACTTGTCGAGCAAAAAAACAATATAAGAAAAGCATCTGATTTTACTAACCTAACTGATGGTATTTTTGATTCAAAATATGCTTCAAAAAAAGACGGTATATGTATAATTCCAAATAATCAGATGGTTGCAAAAACTGATACCAAAACAGGAGAATTGTATTTACCTTTTCTTAAAAAAATATTAAAAGAATGTCTACTTCAGAATGAAAAACCTTTTATATTAATTCACGGTAGTGGAAAAGATGTACAGCTGGCAGAAAAAATCACTTCTGGTTTTTCTAAAATAGATATAATAATTGAAGAGAATCCTTTGGTTGCAAAAGGTTTAATAGGTAACTCAAAAGTTCTTATTAGTAGCAGATACCACGGTATCATAAATGGGCTTTCTCAAGGAGTTCCTACTTTTGGAACTGGATGGAGCCATAAATACAAGGAAGTTTTTAATGATTACAATTTTAATGAAGGACTTTTACCATTATCATATACTGACAAAGAGATTAAAAATCTTGTTGGTTATTTTAAAGATACCTTTAAACTTAAAAACTTGCAAAAATTGCTAATAGAAGGTTCATTAATTCAAAAAAAGTTGACTGAAAATATGTGGGATGAAGTATTTGCTGTTTTAAAAGGTATGAAAGGGTAAAATGAGTTTGTCTTCTTACTATGCCCTAAATGAAACAATCACAATCATATTTTTATTCACAAACCTAAGTAGGCGCTATGTTGAGTATCATACTGCGTTTCCAGTATTTCTGGTGTTAAAGAAAACTCTATCAATTTTAAGTCAATAAAAGTTGTTGTACAATTTTAAAAAATAAACACGATAAGCATTAAATTCTTTTAAAGACGTTTAAAATATGTCGTAAACAGTAAAAAAACATTACACCTAAAGCCTAACCCACTCTTTAGGTATTAAATCTCGAGTATCTATATTAAGCATATTAAACCACTTTTTGGGGGCTATAACAATTTTTTGAGGATATTCACATAGCCAAGCCCCCCACCAACTAAAAGAACTATTAGCCATTATATGATATTTACACTCTTTCATTAATCTTAAATCTTCAAAACCTTTTAATGAACTGTTAAATGATATAAAATTACAAGGTAAAGATGTTTTAAGATTGTTTTCTGCCCACAAAATATCGTCAGAGAAAACAAAAATTTGAGGATTTAAAACTCTTGCCTTTAAAAAATCTATTGCTTTTTTATAATAATCTAACCCTAAAACACCGTGTTTTGGATTAGTCACATAGTCTCCCCTTCTTATGTGCAAACTAACAGAGTTTGTTTCATTAATTTTTTTAATCATTTGAATACTGTTTTCATTTGGCTCACATTTAAACGTAAATTCTTTTCTAATTATTGAAGATATCTCTTTGAAATAATTTTCTGATTGCCAATACCCTACAAGAAAAGAACTTCTTTTAATCTTCAAAATATCAGGGTTGTATGTAAAATAAGGTTCTTCTATAATTTTCCTTTCGTACCAAGGGATTCTTCTTTCTTTAATTTTTCTATTCAATTTTGTGAGTATTTGCCAATTGTTTGGTTTTAATAAAGAAACTTCCTTTTTTGTTGCATAAACTCCACTTATATTAAAAGAGTCCAATTCATAAGAACGAATATTTTGTTGGCTGAAATAAGAAATTTCAAGTTTTAAAGGCAGGTTAGTTCTACACGCAACGGCTTTTGCAGTTGCATATTGAAACATCTGATTTCCAAGCCCTCCGAAAATTTCCACTATTATCATTACATAGCCACTTTTTTGTGCGCTAAAACGTGATATCCAAAACATAAAAGTTTTGAAGAATTTTTATCTTTTTTTTCTATCAGGGAAAGAAATAAAAGCAGTATATTATTAACTAACCCCATAAAAGGCACATATCTAAGAGAAGTATAGTTTTTTGTTACTGAGGAAATCCGTCTTACTTCTTGCGCAATATATGAAAAATAGTTTCCATTAGGAATAATTTCAATTATTTCAAAATTTGATTCTGGCAAATGGTGCTCAAAAAAATATTTATTATACCCAGAATAAAAATGGTAAGGTGCAAAATGAGTTAAACTACAGAAAGGTGCAGTTATAATAAGATAACCGTTATTTTTAAGTAGTCGTGAAAATTCTTTGATTGCTTTTATTGGGTCAGGCAAATGCTCAAAAACTTCTATGCACATTATAGCATCAAAAGAACCATCTTTTTCTGGAATAGATGTTATATCAGAAATTATATCAATTTCTGAAGTATCCCATTTTTCTTTTTGTAGTCCTTCCTGATTTCCCTTCCCTTTATATTGGCAAAAATCCTGAGACACATAAGTTAGGTGCGCACAAAACTTTTTATATTTACATTCACCAGCTCCAGCGTCAAGTATTCTACTTTTTGAGGGGATTTGAGATAATATATTTTTTATCCATTCTTCTCTGTTAGATTCGTTCTCTTTTCCAACTCTATTAAGAAACATATCTCATCACTCCTTTATAAAATGGAAGCAACCACAACCGTAATTTTGCTCACAAGCCTGAACAGGTTCTGCATTAATGATCATCCCAATACTTCCCGCATTGTCTGGTATTAAAGAAATTTCTTTCAATTTTAAGCCAGAAAAAAGTTGTTTGACCATCTCCAAGGAATAGACACGATGGCGTTAAATTCTATTCTTGGGCGACCTGAAATAGGTACTACAAACAATAATTGTCCTTTTTTTGCCATAACCCGTTCAATCTCTTTTGCCCCCTTGATATCTCCTGAGGAATCTATTGTATCACCATATCGCCCTAACCCTATATGTTCAAGGACATGAAGACAGGAGATACTTTCAATAGAATTATCTGGAAACGGCAATGAAGAAATAT comes from bacterium and encodes:
- a CDS encoding alpha-1,2-fucosyltransferase, with translation MIIVEIFGGLGNQMFQYATAKAVACRTNLPLKLEISYFSQQNIRSYELDSFNISGVYATKKEVSLLKPNNWQILTKLNRKIKERRIPWYERKIIEEPYFTYNPDILKIKRSSFLVGYWQSENYFKEISSIIRKEFTFKCEPNENSIQMIKKINETNSVSLHIRRGDYVTNPKHGVLGLDYYKKAIDFLKARVLNPQIFVFSDDILWAENNLKTSLPCNFISFNSSLKGFEDLRLMKECKYHIMANSSFSWWGAWLCEYPQKIVIAPKKWFNMLNIDTRDLIPKEWVRL
- a CDS encoding class I SAM-dependent methyltransferase, which gives rise to MFLNRVGKENESNREEWIKNILSQIPSKSRILDAGAGECKYKKFCAHLTYVSQDFCQYKGKGNQEGLQKEKWDTSEIDIISDITSIPEKDGSFDAIMCIEVFEHLPDPIKAIKEFSRLLKNNGYLIITAPFCSLTHFAPYHFYSGYNKYFFEHHLPESNFEIIEIIPNGNYFSYIAQEVRRISSVTKNYTSLRYVPFMGLVNNILLLFLSLIEKKDKNSSKLLCFGYHVLAHKKVAM
- a CDS encoding Gfo/Idh/MocA family oxidoreductase, whose amino-acid sequence is MKKIIGLVGTGYWGKNIFRNFYEMGSLHTVCDSNPAVLSEFKQNFPNAHYISSLSEMLSNPSIKGIAFATPAVTHYEFTKQALKAGKDVFVEKPLSLTVEQGAELLEVAKDNKRILMVGHILHYHPAVKKLKELITSKVIGEIYYIYSNRLNIGKLRTEENVLWSLAPHDISVVLSLAGEEPVTIDSFAGAYLQKEIYDMAVITLKFSTGVKSHISVNWLNPFKEQKLVVIGSKGMLVFDDTLQEKLFLYPHQIEWIDGKIPVAQKSESQVIPVEKGEPLRLELEHFVECIETRKTPLTDGLEGLRVLKVLEEAEKSILNKRSTV
- a CDS encoding polysaccharide pyruvyl transferase family protein, coding for MVIMVHGVGFVNKGAELMLHSILKKVDENLSNVIFVMKPTKTETPNKLNDLNIRPIYNQNFFQRKNIITNKQVDIILDASGFAYTDKLGTSYTKKMASFLAKNTHIGLIMLPQAFGPFTSLDIKKAFSFIATRAKLIYARDKESYNYLTELVEQKNNIRKASDFTNLTDGIFDSKYASKKDGICIIPNNQMVAKTDTKTGELYLPFLKKILKECLLQNEKPFILIHGSGKDVQLAEKITSGFSKIDIIIEENPLVAKGLIGNSKVLISSRYHGIINGLSQGVPTFGTGWSHKYKEVFNDYNFNEGLLPLSYTDKEIKNLVGYFKDTFKLKNLQKLLIEGSLIQKKLTENMWDEVFAVLKGMKG
- a CDS encoding Coenzyme F420 hydrogenase/dehydrogenase, beta subunit C-terminal domain yields the protein MYNNSQSGGVVTGIISSLLNEGMIKGAILVSMDKGSPPRPSCILASKEEELISAQKSKYSPIPLLTFFKECKNLNYPLAIVGLPCHFHGLYNISKIFPEVSKNIKYKIGLICGGVMLYSSMDYLIRKSGERFSGKWEIIYRDKSAGGYPGNIRISDNNRTVILKKRYRISIKDYFIPPSCRICFDKMNIFSDITVGDPWGIKGFDYKNGSSVCVARNQIGNEVIENGIKKKYLNLQEIAYNRIIEGQQIQLKKKELNEYLNAWLTLKGEVPNYSNLFRFENNSSENSSYLEKLKFSFYINQLSSLELAFNEIDKKIHKKEKFRILKNLLKPKE